The sequence CGCGAGATCGTTCTGCTGATAGCGCGATGGTCTGAGGTCCCTGCCGGACGTTTCCTGACGATGACGACCATTACTGCTATTGCCGTGCCATTGCTGGCGAGCGCCAGCACCTTGCTGGGCTTTTTCAACGCGCGGCGATTAGCCCGAGTGGTGAGAGTCGACGTCCCGATCAGCGAACTTCCCGCAGGGCTACAGGGATTTACGATTGCCCAAATTAGCGATATTCACGTGGGTCCGACGATCAAACGGGGATATCTGGCCAAGATTGTCCGTCGCGTCAATACGTTGGGCGCCGATGTGATAGCAGTCACTGGTGATTTGGTCGATGGCAGTGTGGCTCGGCTAGCGCCTCACACGGCACCCTTGGCGGACCTCAAGGCGCAGCACGGCGTTTATTTTGTGACGGGAAATCATGAATATTACTCAAACGCTGACGCCTGGATCGCAGAAGTAAGACGACTTGGATTGACCGTATTAATGAATGAACATGTGGTGTTGAAGCATCAAGGCGAAGCGCTGCTGTTGGCCGGAGTGACCGATTTCGGTGCGCATCACTTCGACGAATCACATCGCAGCGATCCGCGTCTGGCGATGAACGGCGCAAAGAGTGACGTGGCTTTCCGGTTACTGCTTGCGCATCAGCCGCGCTCAGCCATGGCCGCTGCAGATGCCGGGTTTGATTTGCAGTTGTCCGGCCATACGCACGGCGGCCAGTTTTTTCCGTGGAACTTGTTCGTTCCCCTTCAGCAACCATTTACCGCTGGCTTGAACAAGCTACGCAATCTCTGGGTGTATACCAGTCGCGGGACTGGATATTGGGGGCCGCCGAAGCGGATTTGGGCTCCTTCCGAGATTACGCTTTTACGGCTGGTGCTGGCGGCTTAGGCATTAGTCTTTGGCATTGCTCACCCCGTCTGCACAGCAGACGGCGAGCGAAGAAAATACGAAATTTATTTAACCGCATGACATTTGGCATGTTCCAGTAACACAATAACCGCTTTGACTATCGCAAACATGATGGCGCGATCTTTGGTTGGATGGTCTGAAAATGGTACGTTGATGCCTCCGCAAATGACCGCATCACCATGCTCGTGCGCGGGGTCCTTGCCATAATGAATAGAGATATCGTACGCAGCGATCAGCGGGCCACAGGCTTTCCAGTTACGGGTCCATTGTGGCAATGCATCGGTGTTGACCAGTAGCGTACCGGCCCGTTCGTAGCACTCTTCAATGTTGTCGTAGCCCAGCAACTGCGCCAGACGTCGCTCTTTGGCAACGCAACTTCGAAAATATTCCTCGTCGCTCATCCGCATCGCACATTCCTCTTGGTAGGTAGAATATTCGTGACCAGGGGTGCCTGGTGCTATTGTTTTGAACTGGCCTTGGGCGATTTTACGATTTTTCTTATATCCTTTTCAATAGCGATCACCGCATTGTTCGCTTCCCAAAGCTGCAAGCGGGCCCGATAACGGTCTAACTCTTCCTCGTAGAGATCAAAAATACACGGGTTACAGCCGCTCGCGCAGCAGTCATCCAGATCGGGTTGTACTGGCGGCGTGGGTGCTGCATCGTTGGTTGGCGCGCCTTCACGTGGTTTGGTCGGCATGGTAGTCAGCATTAATTGTGATCGGAAATACGGGTTTAGGATACCGTATTTCCGATCAAGTCGCGCTTGCCGGGGCAGTTGCCCGGCGTCATTGCTCAGGATAGTTACGGCGCAATAGCACCGAACCGTCCGCTATTAAAATCCTGCATCGCCGTGACTATTTCTTCGCGCGTGTTCATGACAAAGGGCCCGTGAGCGAATACCGGCTCATCCAGTGGTGCGCCACTTAGCACCAACAGCGTGGCGTCGCTGTTCGCCTCGAGCAGGACTGTCTCACCGTCTCGATCAAGTAACACGACTTGCGCCCCACGCGCGACTTCCAGGCCATTGACCAATATTGTGCCGTGTAAGACGACGACTGCCGCGACGTGTCCAGTCGGTATCGGCAATGTAACGGTGGCACCCTGTTTCAGGCGAGTGTCCCACACGTTAATTGGTGTAAAGGTATGCGCTGGTCCTTGCTCGCCACCGAAACTCCCGGCAATCACGCGTATCGTACCGGCCTCATCGGCTAAATTAACAACAGGTATATCCTTGTTGACGATTCCTTGATACCCGGGCGGAGCCATTTTGTCCTTGGCGGGAAGATTGATCCATAGTTGCACCATCTCAAACGGGCCGCCCTTTTTGCTATAGGCAGGAGCGTGGAATTCCTCATGCAGAATACCCGCCGCCGCTGTCATCCATTGCACGTCACCAGGGCCGATAACGCCGCCGTTGCCGGTGGAATCGCGATGTGCGACCTCGCCGTCATACACAATTGTCACCGTTTCGAACCCACGGTGTGGATGCTGGCCGACGCCGCGCTGATGTTCGGTCGGCGCAAATTCTGCAGGTCCGGCGTAATCTAGTAATAGAAACGGGTTGAGATGACCGTCGAGCGTATCGAACGAGAATAGCGAGCGGACCGGGAAGCCATCGCCTACCCAATGCTGCCGTGGAGCGCTCAGGACACCGAGAATCGTTTTCATTGAATTTTTCCTTTCAGTACTACATCATATTCTTGTATAAGTATGATGATACAAGGACGCAAGAAAAGTGACTAGATGGGATAATCCATACTTACCGTTCTATGAGGTGAACGCAGTCAGGCGCACGACGCGAGCGGCGCTCGCCCTACGGCGGCTGCATTGATCAGACCATCAGCAGCGCCATTATTCGAGGCATCGCAGGTGTTGTTATTAAAAAGGAGCCATGATGGCAAAAAAGATTGAACTGGATCCAGAAACGTTGGCGTTAATTAATTGGTGCATCGAAGTAGAAGGATTTCTGGTCGCAGGAGGGGCAACCATTGCGCAGGCACAGGACCACATCGAAGAAGAAGTGGAATGGTTCACCGATCAGTTTTATGATGGTTTAACGCCGGAAGAGGCCGCAAAAGCGGCATTGAGTGATTAATACTAATTGATCAAAATTGAGTGAATAAGCTTCGCGGCTTATTTCCATAGCAGGTGTAGCGACCGCAGGGTTGCGCACCTTCTAGGACACATCATTCACTGTTATGCGCAGCAGGCGCGGTGCGACTGGAGTCTCAGATGGACGAACGATTCACGAGTGCATCTTCTACAGATGCCAGGTTAGACGACGATACGCTCAATTTTGCGCACGAAATGTTTGAACTTGCCCGCGGCGGCGATGCTGCCAGACTTGGCACCCTATTGGCGCAGGGGTTACCGCCAAACCTGCGCAATCACAAAGGCGATAGCTTATTGATGTTAGCCAGTTATCACGGCCATATCGAAGCGGTGCGCGTGTTGTTAGCGCATAAAGCCGACCCTGAACTCCGAAATAACAACGGTCAGACCCCGATTGCCGGTGCCGCATTCAAGGGTGACTTGCCGATGATCCAGCTTTTATTGGCGAACGGTGCAGATGTGGAAGGCGCGTCACCGGATGGCAAGACCGCCTTAATGATGGCTGCCATGTTCAATCGTACGGAGCTCGTCGATTTTTTAATAGCGCATGGCGCGAGACCCGATGCCAGGGATGCAAGTGGCCTGACGCCGCTAGCGGCGGCAAAAAGGATGGGCGCGCCCGATACATTGGCACAATTGGAAAAAATCTCGGATTTATAATTGCGCGCTGAGGTGCGTTACACTCTGGCCTGCCCTCATGTTGATGAGGTTGCCCCGTGAATTTAGAGAAAACCGCAGAGAAAACAGTAGAGAAAACAGTAGAGAAAACAGTAGAGAAAACAGTAGAGATGACACTTGAGATAACCCAAACAGCGCAGGAAGAGCGCTTCATCGCCATTGAAATAAAAGTCGCGCATCAGGAAGATCTGATGGACGAGTTAAATAAGCTAGTCTATCGCCAGCAACAAAAAATTGATCAACTTGAAACGCTCTGTGCTGCCTTGGCACGCTTAATCAAGGACGCGCGAGAGAGTGGCGATCAGAGCCAGGCGGCGCACGAACGGCCGCCGCATTATTGAAATCGGATCAGGCCGGACTGGCCTATGTTGGGTGTAACCGGCTTAACGCTGATGCCCCGGTATTAATATTTGGGGACTTTGAACGGATGATCCATAACAATCCGGGTCGCTGCAATCATGTTACTCAGACCAAGTATCAGCTGGGTCAGCGTGTCACCTGGTAAATACCATATTTGTGAGCCTGGCGACTGCACCTGCGTTGCTGCGGTGATCAAAGGGGAAACCCACTCAGCATCGGGCGTGACGTCCAGCACCACATCACCTTCTTGCGTGGTGTGCAAGAATATCTCACCGCCCAATTCCAGAAAAAAGCAGATGCCGTAGCCGGTGGCGTTAGATTTTTTTACAGCGTATTGCAGATCGCGATTGTAGCTGTCTATCCATGCCTCAATGTCATAGGTCGTGTTTAATACGATCCATGGTCGTTTGGCATGAAGGTCAATCGGCTCACCGTCTGAATCTTGCATTGTTGCACCTTGCTGCATTTTGTTGCGTTTTACCGTTAATCAAATCCCAGATACTTAAGGAATTCACCTAGTTTGAAGAACGCTACTTTAATGGAAAAACGCCGCCAGGACAGGAAATTCGGGACTGATTTCTCAAAAAACAGACGCTACGAGGATGTCCCAGACGAGATAGGAGAAGTTACAGGATGAACGGCTATACCTCTGCATAAAAAGGTGTATTGTAGAGACACCTTGTTATGAAGAAAGTGGACCAATATGAGAGTCACTTTACTCCGCTGCATCGTCACCTTCATGATAGTCGGCTCGACTTATTTGTCGTATAGCAACTATCAAAAAAATAGCCTTAACGATATGTGGTACCAAATGCCCATCGGCGGTCCGAATTAGAATGCGAGGGTTCGGTGGCTGAGTCTGTGGCAAAGAATCAAAAAATTTTTAGAATCGGTTGAAAGCCTATGCGTCAGCCCGGTAAGCAGCCCGCACTATCGCTGGGCGAACCATTTGCGATCAGGGTCGAGCCCAAAGGCTTCGCGTTTGAATCGACCAGAGACATCACATTGCTGGAGGCCGCCCGAACGAGTGGCATTATCTTCCCCAGCTCATGCAGAAACGGGACGTGTCGCACCTGTCTTTGTCGCATGGCGAGCGGTCGAATTCGATATGATATCGAATGGCCTGGTTTAAGCGCAGACGAAAAATTCGACGGCTACATTCTCCCGTGCGTGGCCCATGCAGAATCGAATCTGGTGCTAGAGGTGCCGCTGGCGATGACGTTGAAATGATGTGGCAGCTCTGTGCCAGGGCGTTCAAGCCACGCCGACGCGCTGATCAAGTGCCAGGCGGCGGCCATGCAAGCGTCTCTCGGCCTCGGCGGCGATTTTTAAGCAGCTTTTTTCCTGTCCAGGCTCGCTGACTTCAGCTTGACGTTGCAATTCTCTTTCAGAAATTTTAGTGCGCTGAGATATTTGATGTCGTCGAGATCGAGTAGATACGCGGTGGCTTCCGGCAAAAACTCCTCTTCCCAAAGTGATAACAGATTTTCTTTCATCTCAAATGGTGCCGCGGACGAAATGAAATCGGCCACTGCTGCGCTATTAAAACCATGCTGGCGTACCTTGCGCGTGATCGATTTTGCTTCCGCTTCTGAAATGATCGTTTTAGGCTTAATTTCGGCAGCGATACACAAAAAAGCGGTAAGACGTGAAAAGGGATCTTCTTTTCCGCCTGTGACCCGGCGCCATTCCTCCGACATTAAGGTATCGAATTCCTCGACATCGTCCATCCCGCTTTCGCGCACGAAGTAACGCAATTCGACGGTGTTACGTAATTCGTCGAGTGCAATAGCGCTGTTGGCAATCAGCGGCGCGTCGTGTTTTTCGATCTCTCTACGCACTTTATCGCTAATTTTAATAAACTCTTCCGGTATATCATCGAGGAGTTTTTTGGCTATTTTCAGCTTGCCGATGGAAGCGGCCTGTGCGCGGATTGTGCTCAATAAGGTCGCAAAAGCATTTCGGTTAGGGAAACTGTCTGCCCCGGCGGCGCGTACCAACAGTGCACTGCGTATCACCGTTTCGGCACTGGTAAATTCCAGTGCCGAACGCGGCAGCGCCATACTTTTGGCAAACCAGGTGGCCGCTGCCAGAGTATTGGCGTCTTCTTCGCGGGTTTGGCGCTCCTTGCGATAGGCAACTAATGTATAAGGCTTGACCAAGGTTCGCTCATCCTGGAAGCTTTTTACATCCTGACTTTTTACGTCGCCAAACACCGCGCAGTCAGGCAATGCATGCAACGCCTTCAGCATTTCGTTGCCACCTCGTGAATGTGACAGGAATGTGTTGTCGCGTAATGATATGGCCGCTGGTTCGAGGTCGCCGTTGCAGGCGTCTTCAAGAAACAGGCTAATCAGATTGACCATCCTTTTTCGGGCATTGTCGAGGTCGGTATGGAGATGGCTAGAGCCGAAGAAATCGGCTATCTGCACTGAACCTTTCGCCCCGTCGGCAATGATCGTGCGACATTTCTCCTGATCGATGATGTCTTTTTGCACGCCGTAACTCAGCGCTTTTTCAAAAAAAGGGCGCTTATCGACGGTGGCGATAATACGATTATGATCGGTCATAGCGAGACATTTATAAGTTGGTGACGAGCGAATGAGAAAGCTAAAGGATCGACGACTATTCGCTACCGAATAACTGTAGGGTCTGCCAGACAATCCGGGACCGGTTCAGCGCAATAACGAGCAGCAACCAAGAAATAAATCCCATTCTTCTTGTGCGCGGAAGCGTTTTAGTTGTTGAAGTTAATCAGTGCGAAAGGGGGGGGCGTTGAAAGACCGCGAACGCAGGCATCACAACGTACCACACCACCGTTAAAGCGCTGACTCTTCGGAAGGATCGATCGCGATGGGTGGTTTGACCGGCTTTTTGACCGGCACCGGCGCGTCTTCTTCGTATTCCAGAGCGGCTTCGAGTTGTTCGAGACGCTCTAATTCGGCTTCGCGCCGCTTGCGCTCGATGCTACGTTTCTTGAGCGTCGGCCATACCTGTTCAAAAATGTCTTCGTGCTCATGCTTAAGCAACCAGGTCAGTTCTTTCCAGTCGCGATCCGCTACTTCGGATTTTTCAACGGCGTCACGGTCTTCGTTAAAATTGACGTTAAACGTGTCAAACGCAGCAAAGTGGGTGACTTCGTCGTCGCGATCCGACAGGTAATCGATAAACGCTTCGTAGCCGCCTTCGTGCTCTGCGATTGCTTCGATAAAATCGCTGGTTTTCGTATCGTCGCGGAACAGCACGGAATTCATCATGCCGCGCAGACGAACGTGGGTATGATCGGCGTACAGTTTTTCGATAACCACCGCGCGCGCAAATTGCTCCGGGGTTACCAGCAAATTCACCACCGATTCCTTTGAAGTATCGTACTCGCGGATGACGGCAAGTAAATCTTTCGGCGGCATTTCCTCCAGCACAGCGACCAGGGCGTAATCGCCTTCAGTCTCAGCCAAACTAACCAGTGCAAATTCGGCACCCGCAATATCGCCTTCGCGGATCAGATTGGCTGCTTTAACGATAAGCGCGTTTGTCATGGTTTTCTTTGTAAAAGGACACAAAAATAGGAGCAATGGCAGCAAGTGTGATTGCGGGATTACTTGCTCTACCGCATCAGGATAGAACTCAATTGAGCGTTGGTATCAGACCTCAGAGGTCTTGTTCATCAGGTTATGGTGCGGCATTAATGCAGCGTAAATACGGCATAAATACGGCATTAATACCGCATTAATACGACAGCAATGCGGCCATCTCTCATCGAATAACTAGTCGGGCGTTGCGTAGCTGGCACCTCAAGGCTCGGCCAGGGAGCGCAGACAATTTTCGGGGGTGCGCACCGCAGATGCAATCTCACGGTGTGCAGCAGGTCCCGAACGAAGTCCTCAACCTTAGTGACGATCAAATCCTTGCTCAGCCAGCCAGTCAGCGCCTTCGGTTTCAAGATCCTGGTCGCGATCTTCATCGCGCTCAACCTCGTCCACACTGTCGTCCGACTCGTCGATACCGGCTTGATTTGCATAATCACCGTGATAATTGCCGTTGCTTTTTTCGTAGAGATATTCAAGGCAAACCGTGGTAATCAGGAAGCTTTCGCCGCCGCTTTCCTTCAACGCAATCGCTACCAGCTCTTCAGCCCAGGGCGAGAACTCTACCGTGGCAGCAATCTCGTCCCACGCCGGAAATTCTTCCAGCTCATTAGTGGACAACAGAACCATTGCATGCGGATTAGGAAAACTCACGCCGCCGTGAAACGCGACTGCGACCATTTCTGGTGCGGTGTCGATCATCGGCATCATCAGGGCGAACTGCGAACGCTTGGCTTTGAGTCGCGACTTGAGAATATCGTTCCCCTCAGAGTCGGAGCGTAAGTCTTCCAATTCAGCCTGATAGGCTTTGGTCAAGTCTTCAAAATAGGAGGAAAGCATCATTGCAAAACCTTGTTTATATAGGTGGTCCAGATTTGTTGCGCCGTTTCGATGGGATTTTCTAATAAACTGCGCCTTCGGTTCTCATCGTAGTCGCGGCGCTTGGCTTC is a genomic window of Glaciimonas sp. PAMC28666 containing:
- a CDS encoding metallophosphoesterase encodes the protein MRSRLSIVVILFILAALHIFIGWQILPALPVSTSVKWLGAGWLLLSFLLIPAGLLASFIKRQPLSDRLAWIGLLAMGMFSSLLMLTLLREIVLLIARWSEVPAGRFLTMTTITAIAVPLLASASTLLGFFNARRLARVVRVDVPISELPAGLQGFTIAQISDIHVGPTIKRGYLAKIVRRVNTLGADVIAVTGDLVDGSVARLAPHTAPLADLKAQHGVYFVTGNHEYYSNADAWIAEVRRLGLTVLMNEHVVLKHQGEALLLAGVTDFGAHHFDESHRSDPRLAMNGAKSDVAFRLLLAHQPRSAMAAADAGFDLQLSGHTHGGQFFPWNLFVPLQQPFTAGLNKLRNLWVYTSRGTGYWGPPKRIWAPSEITLLRLVLAA
- a CDS encoding aminoacyl-tRNA synthetase encodes the protein MRMSDEEYFRSCVAKERRLAQLLGYDNIEECYERAGTLLVNTDALPQWTRNWKACGPLIAAYDISIHYGKDPAHEHGDAVICGGINVPFSDHPTKDRAIMFAIVKAVIVLLEHAKCHAVK
- a CDS encoding oxidoreductase-like domain-containing protein; translation: MLTTMPTKPREGAPTNDAAPTPPVQPDLDDCCASGCNPCIFDLYEEELDRYRARLQLWEANNAVIAIEKDIRKIVKSPKASSKQ
- a CDS encoding pirin family protein; the encoded protein is MKTILGVLSAPRQHWVGDGFPVRSLFSFDTLDGHLNPFLLLDYAGPAEFAPTEHQRGVGQHPHRGFETVTIVYDGEVAHRDSTGNGGVIGPGDVQWMTAAAGILHEEFHAPAYSKKGGPFEMVQLWINLPAKDKMAPPGYQGIVNKDIPVVNLADEAGTIRVIAGSFGGEQGPAHTFTPINVWDTRLKQGATVTLPIPTGHVAAVVVLHGTILVNGLEVARGAQVVLLDRDGETVLLEANSDATLLVLSGAPLDEPVFAHGPFVMNTREEIVTAMQDFNSGRFGAIAP
- a CDS encoding ankyrin repeat domain-containing protein: MDERFTSASSTDARLDDDTLNFAHEMFELARGGDAARLGTLLAQGLPPNLRNHKGDSLLMLASYHGHIEAVRVLLAHKADPELRNNNGQTPIAGAAFKGDLPMIQLLLANGADVEGASPDGKTALMMAAMFNRTELVDFLIAHGARPDARDASGLTPLAAAKRMGAPDTLAQLEKISDL
- a CDS encoding SlyX family protein; protein product: MNLEKTAEKTVEKTVEKTVEKTVEMTLEITQTAQEERFIAIEIKVAHQEDLMDELNKLVYRQQQKIDQLETLCAALARLIKDARESGDQSQAAHERPPHY
- a CDS encoding 2Fe-2S iron-sulfur cluster-binding protein, with the translated sequence MRQPGKQPALSLGEPFAIRVEPKGFAFESTRDITLLEAARTSGIIFPSSCRNGTCRTCLCRMASGRIRYDIEWPGLSADEKFDGYILPCVAHAESNLVLEVPLAMTLK